The sequence CATTATCCAACTCGCTTGGAGATGAATGAGTCAAACAGATCTCCAACGGATCTTCACTAATAAATTCCTGCACATCACACTCAACAAACTCATCAGTAGCATCAATTCTAAAACAGTTAGAAACATTAGATGGATATTTCATAGAATGAAACACATTAAACACTACCCTCTCATCATTCAACCTTAGCACCAATTCACCCTTCTGGACATCTATCAAAGCTTTCCCAGTGGCCAAAAatggtctacccaaaataagaggaatctcacgatcctcttccatatccaaAACAACAAAGTCCACcgggaaaataaatttatcgaCTTCACTAAGACATCTTCTACAATTTCCCTAGGGTATTTAATTGATCTATCTGCCAACTGTAGGGAAATTGTAGTTGGTTTCACCTCACCAATTCCTAAATTCTCAAAACAAGAATAGGGAATCAAATTAATTCTTGCACCAAGATAACACAAAGCttttctaaaaaattaatttcctatGGTGCAAGGAATAGAGAAGCTACCAGGATCCTTAAGCTTCGGAGGTAATTTGTTTTGTAAAATTGAAGAGCATTCCTCCGAAAGCTTCACTGTCTCAAAATCCACCAGTTTCCTCttgtttgataaaatttcttttaaaaatttagcataagAGGGCATTTGAGCTAAAGCTTCTGCAAACGGGATATTAATATGcaacttcttaaaaatctctagaaattttgaaaattgagtaTCAAGttgcagttgctttgctcttTGGGGAAAAGGGAGGGAATTTATATCAATATCAACATTTGAGTTCAGAGACTTACCTTTCTCCCTCGAGTTCTCGCCTTGCTGCTTGGCTGATGCTTCCTCCTTTTCAGATTTTTTGACCTCAGCATCCTCCTTCTTTACCTGTTCAGCTACTATGACTGCATTGACGCCCTTTGGATTTTTTTCTGTGTCACTAGGAAGTGAACCTGGCGCCCGTGTAGCGAACTGGTTTGCCAACTGTCCCAACTGGGTTTCCACTCTTTGCATCATGGCATCGTGATTCTGCCATCTCATCTCATTCCCCGCTATGTACTTTGCAAGCATGTCTTCCAGATTTGACTTATTCTCAGATGGCTTAAAGCCTGGCGGCATAGAAGGTCCAGCACCTTGTGGAGGTCTAACTGCTTGTTGAGGAGGCCTTTGCTGTGCAGGCTGCTGTGGTGGATTAAAATGTAGAGGCTCAACAGAATTTTCAGCCTGTTTCCACCCAAAATTTGGGTGACTTCTCCAACCCGGATTATATGAGAAACTGTATGGATTAAACTGCTGTCGCCCTTGGTTCCCCACATAATTAACTGAATCACCTTCAAAAACTGGAGGTCCATCAAAAAATGAATCTGGCATGTATGGAATGCCACTCGCTGATCCTTCAACTGCCTCAGTGCTTCCCATGACTTGATTCACCTGATTTGATGGTGCAAATTTATTTGCTTGCAGTTGAGATACTTGATGAGTCAGTCCATCAAGTTTTGCTGTAATTGCTGTCAGAGCATCCATCTCTAGAAATCCAACTTTCTTTTCCCTCCTGCTGTCTTGCCAACTAACattgctttcagccatattcGAAATGATTTCAAGTGCTGCTGCAGGAGTTTTTATATAGAGGCTGCCATTGGCAGCTGCATCAAGCATGGAACGCACAGATGAATCAACCCCGTAGTAGAAAGTCTCTACTTGTTGGCCTATGGAGAGATCGTGTACTGGACATACtctcaacatctttttaaatctCGACCATGCGGCATTCTGTGATTCTCCATCTTTCTGCCTAAACGACATAATTGCATTCCGAAGTTGTGTAACTTTGGTGGGTGGAAAATacttatgcatgaaaacttcaACCAAACCATCCCAAGTATTAATTGATCCCTCTGGCAAATCTCGCAGCCACTCTATCGCTTCTCCTTGTAGAGAAAACGGAAAGAGCCTCAACCGAACAGCATCAGCAGTCACTCCATTAAATTTGAAGGTGTCACAGATTGACAAGAATTGCTCCAGATGAGCATTCGGATCCTCAGAAGGCGTGCCTCCAAATCTGACTTGCATCTGAATCATCTGGATGATGGCTGGTTTAAGTTCAAAAGTATTCGCCTGAACTGCAGGGCAAACAATGCTGGATCCATATCCTCCAACTAATGGTCGATGAAGGTCCATCAGAGTGCGGTTGTTCTCTTCTTCAGCCATATCTTCTAACTCCTCTTCAGATTCAAAATTAAGGGCTAAGTTATGCCGTCTTCGTTCTCTACGTATACGACGAAGAGTGCTTTCAATCTCTAAATCAAGCGGTATGAGGTCTTCAGAATCTCGAGCACGGCTCATATAACATGAGATATTCCTGAAAAAATTAAAGTGCACAAATCAACCacatgaataaaaattaaacaaaaaaaaaaaaaagaacctagtctcaaataaataatcaatcctaATAGTAAACAAATAGTCCCCGGCAAccgcgccaaaaacttgaccgacgATTTCGGTTGGGAAAAATTCTAGCAAATgaactaggtcaagttataatatagttggacagagtccaagtcgatcccacagatACTAACGTTTAAATACTAAGATATAGACTATTCAAATTAATCTaggctaattaaaataaaggatttttataaattaaatactaattaaaataaaataaattatctaaagcaaaagtttaaattaaattaaatgaacaTAAAAGCTTTAAGACTGATTCAAATTTTAGGAAAATGACCAGGAACACACAACGGTACCAGACATCGATAACTGCCACGTATTGGATTTAATCAAACAAAACTCATTCATATTCACGACGAAATTCcctagaataattattaatctatttctagaattaataaccctattttcatttaacagtccaattatttctaattgaatttaattaaacaaaaacgcattcacgagttatggaatttcagctttcgcctaaaatcgcacactgaaaccgaatactatttctagtcggtttaaccatgtgttaatcaatatttttgaagctaatttcaatcttttctttttcaagtccagatcgaacgacatacatgaaattaattggccagattaaaagcaagaattatgcacaaacattaatcaataaatattccataaatcaaaattcaataaatccgttccatgaacaaaaatcaataGTCTGGCCCTATTGTGGCCCCGGTCAAAAGACGACTActccataataataaaatcaaacaaaagtttcatgtttgaattcataataaaataaaacagaaaaagaagaaaagaaaattctCAGCAATAGTACCGAATCTTGCTTGCGTTGCGCGTTTCTTCTCTTCCAAGTTCTCAGCCGTCAAATCCCGAAAATATCTCAAAAGTCTATCAGTAAAAAATCAGAAGTTCAAAAGTCCTCTCTAATTAGGGCTTGATTCCCTTTTATAGCTCCTTTATTTTCGTCCAAAATAATATCCAATGTAGCCCAAAATAATCAGAGttccaaaattcccaaattctgcgcgaattatttttttccatatttgcgatgtacacggaccccggacatggtccgtgcctaggtccgtgcattaaaaACTCCAGCCCAAACATTTTACGAAGCCACACGGACCCTCTTCCAGaaggtgcacggggtccgtgtattaTTTTTCTTCCAATGTCTTTTGCTTCGAACATGCACGGACCCTCTTCCAAAGCATGCACAGGGTCCGTGCTATTTCCTTCCTTCAATTCTCTTGGCGACTTAAGATTTTTCCATGTTCTCCGGCCAAGTTCCAACGTGGCAttgaattgtttgattttttcttcaatattcagtTGTTCTCAATTCTTAGTCAAACCTACAAACATAGAAAATATGACGATTTATGCACAAAACTCGGAATATAAATGCCAGATAAGCACGAATACGACAAAATAAAGTGCCAAATAAGCTATAAAATTCGTGCTTATCAACGAGCTTGTAGATGAATTCGGTAGACTCTCTTCTTGGGGAATCGGAAAAGATCAAAGAGAGTGCTGCCAATGGAGTGGTATTCATTGTCATAATCGAACTAATCATATCACGAAGTTGAATCTCAGAGGTCCATCAGAAATAGGAATCGGTTCGGTGCATGCCATTGCTCCTCTGGAAGGTAAGATCAGCTCTTCATTGTTCGAATTGAAGGACTTAACATATCTAGACCTCAGTTGCAATGATTTTGGCAATTCCGGCTTCTTGGAATCCATTGGTTCATTCAACAATCTACGCTATCTGAATCTCTCACGGGTCCATTTCAGTGGACCCATTCCAGGGAACGTTGGAAATCTTTCTAAGTTGATATCTCTTGATCTTAAGTGGAATACTGGGCTCTATAGTGAAAA comes from Henckelia pumila isolate YLH828 chromosome 4, ASM3356847v2, whole genome shotgun sequence and encodes:
- the LOC140861673 gene encoding uncharacterized protein; this translates as MSRARDSEDLIPLDLEIESTLRRIRRERRRHNLALNFESEEELEDMAEEENNRTLMDLHRPLVGGYGSSIVCPAVQANTFELKPAIIQMIQMQVRFGGTPSEDPNAHLEQFLSICDTFKFNGVTADAVRLRLFPFSLQGEAIEWLRDLPEGSINTWDGLVEVFMHKYFPPTKVTQLRNAIMSFRQKDGESQNAAWSRFKKMLRVCPVHDLSIGQQVETFYYGVDSSVRSMLDAAANGSLYIKTPAAALEIISNMAESNVSWQDSRREKKVGFLEMDALTAITAKLDGLTHQVSQLQANKFAPSNQVNQVMGSTEAVEGSASGIPYMPDSFFDGPPVFEGDSVNYVGNQGRQQFNPYSFSYNPGWRSHPNFGWKQAENSVEPLHFNPPQQPAQQRPPQQAVRPPQGAGPSMPPGFKPSENKSNLEDMLAKYIAGNEMRWQNHDAMMQRVETQLGQLANQFATRAPGSLPSDTEKNPKGVNAVIVAEQVKKEDAEVKKSEKEEASAKQQGENSREKGKSLNSNVDIDINSLPFPQRAKQLQLDTQFSKFLEIFKKLHINIPFAEALAQMPSYAKFLKEILSNKRKLVDFETVKLSEECSSILQNKLPPKLKDPGSFSIPCTIGN